A portion of the Deltaproteobacteria bacterium genome contains these proteins:
- a CDS encoding zinc ribbon domain-containing protein, whose product MEFKTMPNLLNYKYEIFPTRPQRAQLYRILRESKYQWNKAVTIRKKLKAALVSGQIEYVINACLSAEKSDTQAQRVNAIQKKYPDMDFEKATVCYDFKNIIGNVLGDLPPEKLFDVKSLADELKTKHQEEVSKRKEAIANGIERRKLPKLTVFWQLIRAINKYAGYAAKAYMDKSFEPSMSLSSVRFNISGSAKSHRWNKAVQPSKEQRAYGATGEPNYKRRCDGFSFQIPQDKSDKISEIFRAKRRNRGHQIFINPLYERNRWIDAAYHREIPEGSRIKQMTVNERAGHFFAVLACEVPDSAWLIAPMQAGWWAGIDPGAKTALTVAFHNAETSEARQAAIHYQFLEKGLDKLEKIQQNLAKKQGPKRKRTEDEINKELAQFSAKRSTQKLPEQERNKTIAKEKERLEKKMVRQEMSNSWKKLSRKVGGLNYRIANQRLDVLHKISRFLVEGCDGIGIGHWEPEREVSYRKRRKALLKQVKANVEGAKEKLKELEEEKSKQGPKGVKKTRRGGRDRSIATLRRMVEEKAKRSGAVVYPDINEAGSTMTCLNCGAKTGPTGKENLSVREWGCTECNAKHHRDLNSAFNILKKTKEEYAAAQAAASATGQIATRTMTHGTTVQSGSSPAGFRVRESSGKGGFSFKNALPDFWVEVGRQEEAPKAFKSLIQMGVARSLAEQEPEKNQRQSPP is encoded by the coding sequence TTGGAATTTAAAACAATGCCGAATCTTCTAAACTATAAATACGAGATATTCCCGACAAGACCGCAAAGGGCGCAACTCTATCGCATCCTCAGGGAATCCAAATATCAGTGGAACAAGGCTGTTACTATTAGAAAAAAACTCAAGGCCGCTCTTGTCTCCGGTCAAATTGAATATGTAATCAATGCCTGTCTCTCTGCCGAAAAAAGCGATACGCAAGCACAGCGGGTCAATGCCATTCAAAAAAAATATCCTGACATGGATTTTGAAAAAGCAACAGTCTGCTATGACTTTAAAAATATTATTGGCAATGTGTTGGGAGACCTGCCGCCTGAAAAATTATTTGATGTAAAATCACTGGCTGACGAACTTAAAACAAAACATCAAGAAGAAGTTTCAAAAAGAAAAGAGGCAATAGCAAATGGGATTGAAAGGAGAAAATTGCCAAAACTTACTGTGTTTTGGCAACTCATAAGGGCAATAAATAAATACGCCGGGTATGCCGCAAAGGCGTATATGGATAAGTCTTTTGAGCCAAGCATGAGTCTTTCCAGTGTAAGATTCAACATCTCCGGCAGCGCAAAGTCGCACCGATGGAATAAGGCGGTTCAGCCGTCTAAAGAACAGCGGGCTTATGGCGCAACAGGCGAGCCGAATTATAAAAGAAGATGCGATGGATTTTCATTTCAGATACCGCAGGATAAATCAGATAAGATTTCAGAGATATTCCGCGCAAAGCGGCGAAACCGTGGTCACCAGATTTTTATAAACCCGCTTTACGAAAGAAATAGATGGATTGATGCGGCATATCACAGGGAAATCCCAGAGGGAAGCAGGATAAAGCAAATGACCGTGAATGAGCGGGCAGGGCATTTCTTTGCAGTTTTAGCCTGCGAAGTTCCAGACAGCGCATGGCTGATTGCGCCGATGCAGGCGGGCTGGTGGGCAGGCATAGACCCGGGCGCGAAAACAGCCCTGACTGTTGCGTTTCATAATGCCGAAACCTCCGAGGCGCGACAGGCAGCAATCCATTATCAGTTTCTTGAAAAGGGGCTTGATAAATTGGAAAAAATCCAGCAGAACCTTGCCAAAAAACAGGGACCAAAAAGAAAAAGGACAGAGGATGAGATAAACAAAGAGCTGGCTCAATTTTCTGCAAAGCGGTCAACTCAAAAACTTCCTGAACAAGAGAGAAATAAAACAATTGCAAAAGAAAAAGAACGGCTTGAAAAGAAAATGGTTCGTCAAGAGATGAGCAACTCTTGGAAAAAACTTTCCCGCAAGGTCGGGGGATTGAATTACAGGATTGCAAACCAGCGGCTTGATGTCCTGCATAAGATAAGCCGTTTTTTGGTTGAAGGGTGCGACGGCATAGGCATAGGCCATTGGGAACCTGAACGAGAGGTGTCGTATAGAAAAAGACGAAAGGCGCTTTTAAAACAGGTTAAGGCAAATGTTGAAGGCGCAAAAGAAAAACTAAAAGAACTTGAAGAAGAAAAATCAAAGCAAGGACCAAAAGGCGTAAAAAAGACCCGCAGGGGCGGAAGGGACAGGTCTATTGCCACGCTTCGCAGGATGGTTGAAGAAAAGGCAAAAAGGTCGGGGGCGGTTGTATATCCTGATATAAACGAGGCAGGCTCAACAATGACCTGCTTAAATTGTGGGGCAAAGACAGGCCCAACAGGAAAGGAAAATCTTTCTGTCAGGGAATGGGGATGCACAGAATGCAATGCAAAACATCATAGAGATTTGAACAGCGCATTTAATATACTCAAAAAGACCAAAGAAGAATATGCCGCAGCCCAAGCGGCAGCCTCGGCAACGGGGCAGATTGCCACCAGAACGATGACTCACGGGACAACGGTTCAGTCCGGCAGCAGTCCAGCCGGATTCCGTGTTAGGGAGTCTTCCGGGAAAGGTGGCTTTTCGTTCAAAAATGCTCTGCCTGATTTCTGGGTGGAAGTCGGAAGGCAGGAGGAGGCGCCGAAGGCATTCAAGTCCCTAATCCAGATGGGGGTTGCCCGGTCTCTTGCAGAACAAGAACCGGAAAAAAACCAGCGCCAAAGCCCTCCATAA
- the coaE gene encoding dephospho-CoA kinase (Dephospho-CoA kinase (CoaE) performs the final step in coenzyme A biosynthesis.), which yields MLIGLTGGIASGKSLVTEELKRLGALLIDADEIAREMVMPGLPAYQNIVKEFGQGILNPDKTINRKTLGAIVFSNPKLRKRLEQITHPGILGEIDKRILAIKDKDPKAIIVVDAALLIEVGLHKKMDKVIVVYADEKTQIARLMKRDGLSYNEAKDRISAQMNLNEKKKCADFVIENVEGMGKKDVREEVKKIFEQLKGKR from the coding sequence ATGCTGATCGGTCTTACAGGCGGCATCGCATCAGGGAAAAGTCTTGTTACTGAGGAATTAAAACGGCTCGGCGCGCTTCTCATTGATGCTGATGAGATAGCGAGAGAGATGGTTATGCCCGGTTTGCCCGCATATCAGAATATTGTTAAGGAATTTGGGCAAGGGATACTGAATCCTGATAAGACCATAAACCGCAAGACCCTCGGCGCTATTGTCTTTTCTAACCCAAAACTTAGAAAGAGGCTTGAGCAAATAACTCATCCGGGGATATTGGGGGAGATAGATAAAAGGATTTTAGCTATAAAGGATAAAGACCCAAAGGCCATTATTGTAGTTGATGCAGCGCTTCTCATTGAAGTCGGGCTTCATAAAAAAATGGATAAAGTAATTGTGGTGTATGCGGATGAAAAAACCCAGATAGCGCGATTGATGAAAAGGGATGGCCTTTCTTACAACGAGGCAAAAGACCGCATTTCAGCCCAGATGAATTTAAATGAAAAGAAAAAATGTGCTGATTTTGTTATAGAGAATGTGGAAGGAATGGGGAAGAAAGATGTAAGAGAGGAAGTTAAAAAGATATTTGAGCAGTTAAAAGGCAAAAGGTAA
- a CDS encoding U32 family peptidase: MQLTIGPVLFDWKKEELLRFYDEVADMPVDRVYLGEVVCVKKKGLSVKEIEEIGKKLGKAGKEVAISSLAVVSNEEELRLTRDIAALPFSVEANDMSVFNIVRSQKEIIAGPHITTYNVPSIEFLQGLGVKRVVFPVELSRDSIRHCIQNTGIYSEVFAHGKVPLAFSWRCYTSRAYGLNKANCQHHCKLHLDGMPLKTIEGEPTFTINGTSVLSALTYTLVEVIEDLKIIGVNALRISPQYQHTKKIVDVFKKRLDGIIGPDEGMAMLQETSPQGFCNGWYFGKAGKEYEKSELLIQ; this comes from the coding sequence ATGCAACTTACCATCGGACCGGTCTTATTTGACTGGAAAAAAGAGGAACTTTTAAGGTTCTATGATGAAGTGGCGGATATGCCTGTGGACAGGGTGTATCTGGGCGAGGTGGTATGCGTTAAGAAGAAGGGACTTTCTGTTAAAGAGATTGAAGAAATTGGCAAGAAACTGGGGAAGGCAGGCAAAGAAGTGGCGATCTCAAGTCTTGCGGTGGTGAGCAATGAGGAGGAGTTAAGGTTGACAAGAGATATTGCCGCATTGCCTTTTTCAGTTGAGGCAAATGACATGTCAGTATTTAATATAGTCAGAAGCCAGAAAGAGATTATTGCTGGTCCCCATATAACCACATACAATGTCCCATCTATAGAATTTCTGCAAGGGTTAGGAGTTAAAAGGGTTGTCTTTCCTGTAGAGCTTTCAAGGGATTCCATTAGACATTGCATACAGAATACTGGTATATATTCAGAGGTATTTGCCCACGGCAAGGTTCCGCTGGCATTTTCGTGGAGGTGTTATACATCAAGGGCATACGGGCTGAATAAAGCTAACTGCCAGCATCACTGCAAACTTCACCTTGACGGCATGCCTTTAAAAACTATTGAAGGAGAACCGACTTTTACAATCAACGGAACATCCGTCTTAAGCGCCTTAACCTATACACTGGTTGAGGTAATTGAAGATTTAAAAATCATCGGCGTAAATGCTTTGCGAATCTCTCCGCAATATCAGCATACAAAAAAGATTGTAGATGTATTTAAAAAGCGGCTTGATGGTATAATAGGGCCGGATGAAGGTATGGCAATGCTTCAAGAAACAAGTCCGCAGGGATTTTGCAATGGGTGGTATTTTGGAAAAGCAGGGAAGGAATATGAAAAATCAGAGTTATTGATTCAATGA